A portion of the Vibrio coralliirubri genome contains these proteins:
- a CDS encoding IS5 family transposase gives MPKPRYKTTNWKQYNRSLINRGSLTFWIDEEAISGWAQSKQNKRGRPRRFSDLAITTALMVKRVFSMPLRALQGFIDSIFRLAHVPLSCPHYTCISRRAKQVEVSFKTKTRGAIQHLAIDATGLKVYGEGEWKVKKHGTDGKRRVWRKLHIAVDTNTHEIIAAELSLSTVTDGEVLPNLLKQTRRSILEVSGDGAYDTRACHAAIKIKGAIALIPPREGAAFWERGHPRNFAVGCQKLYDSNKYWKERYGYHKRSLSETAMYRVKQLLGGKLSLRNYNAQVGETYAMIKALNKLTGLGMPETCRID, from the coding sequence ATGCCTAAGCCTCGTTATAAAACAACCAACTGGAAGCAATACAACCGATCACTCATTAACCGTGGTTCTCTGACTTTTTGGATTGATGAAGAAGCAATAAGCGGATGGGCGCAAAGCAAACAGAATAAGCGCGGTAGGCCGCGTCGGTTCAGTGATTTAGCTATCACGACAGCACTCATGGTCAAACGAGTTTTTTCTATGCCATTGAGAGCGCTGCAAGGATTTATCGACTCGATATTTAGGTTAGCCCATGTACCGTTAAGTTGTCCGCATTACACCTGCATCAGTCGTAGAGCCAAGCAAGTTGAGGTTTCATTTAAGACTAAAACGAGAGGAGCGATACAGCACCTAGCCATTGATGCTACTGGCCTTAAGGTTTATGGCGAAGGTGAATGGAAAGTCAAAAAACATGGGACGGATGGCAAGCGTAGAGTCTGGCGAAAGCTGCATATTGCAGTCGATACCAACACTCATGAGATCATTGCCGCCGAGCTAAGTTTATCGACGGTTACAGATGGAGAAGTACTCCCGAACTTACTGAAACAAACACGCCGAAGTATCCTTGAGGTGTCTGGTGATGGCGCTTACGACACGAGAGCGTGTCACGCTGCTATTAAGATTAAGGGAGCTATTGCGCTTATTCCCCCAAGAGAAGGGGCTGCCTTCTGGGAGCGTGGTCACCCTCGAAATTTCGCCGTGGGTTGCCAGAAATTATACGACTCAAATAAGTATTGGAAAGAGCGGTATGGATACCACAAACGTTCACTCTCAGAAACAGCGATGTATCGAGTTAAACAGTTGCTAGGAGGGAAACTGAGCTTAAGAAATTACAATGCCCAGGTGGGTGAAACTTACGCGATGATAAAAGCGTTGAACAAGCTTACTGGGTTAGGTATGCCTGAAACTTGTCGTATTGACTAA
- a CDS encoding ParA family protein: MTKIITFYNHKGGVSKTTTTFNLAHLLSLNGKKVLTVDADPQSNLTELMLAPVIADLDERERVTGEEYELEGTSLLQLLKPRLDGDIAEIALESVQTIKINDNLELLRGDVNLSSIEDSLSEAHIQRFSNKTHEKRTYVAIGDILQRYGALLRN; the protein is encoded by the coding sequence ATGACAAAAATTATTACTTTTTACAACCACAAAGGTGGAGTGTCAAAAACAACAACCACGTTCAATCTTGCGCACTTACTTTCCTTGAATGGGAAAAAAGTTCTAACTGTTGATGCTGATCCTCAATCAAATTTAACTGAATTGATGTTGGCTCCCGTAATTGCGGATTTAGACGAAAGAGAACGAGTAACAGGTGAAGAGTACGAGTTAGAAGGTACAAGCCTATTACAATTATTAAAGCCAAGGTTAGATGGTGATATTGCTGAAATTGCACTTGAAAGTGTTCAAACTATTAAGATTAATGACAACCTTGAGTTACTTAGGGGAGATGTAAATCTAAGCTCAATCGAAGATTCATTATCAGAAGCTCACATCCAAAGGTTTTCGAACAAAACACACGAAAAACGCACTTATGTTGCAATTGGTGATATTTTGCAGCGTTATGGGGCTTTGTTGCGTAATTAA
- a CDS encoding carboxypeptidase M32, with the protein MSAFKKLVEHSQKCSRFQHLASICGWDQASMMPAGGNQARSEAMAELSVHIHGLMTQPQLGDWIADAENEALNNEQQSSLREIKRQWQQANLLPEKLVEAKSLAGSKCEHAWRSQRGNNDWVGFEKNWREVVELSREEAQIRADAANLTPYDAMLDIYEPGTSSASLDTLFADVKTWLPGLIDEVIEKQSSEQFNAPSGIYSTEKQKALGLEVMKLLQFDFEHGRLDESVHPFCGGVPSDVRITTRYDEAEFVQSLMGIVHETGHARYEQGLPKHLAGQPAGEARSMGIHESQSLFFEMQVGRSDPFIGHLANLAGQQFSGSEFEKENFQKIYTRVKKDFIRVDADELTYPAHVILRYEIERDLINGKIKHTDVPELWNTKMQSYLGLSTQGNFTNGCMQDIHWTDGAFGYFPSYTLGAMYAAQFMASMKKTVDVNSVIESGDLSPIFTWLESNIWSKGSLLTTDDLVRGATGETLNAQYFKDHLRSRYL; encoded by the coding sequence ATGAGCGCATTCAAAAAACTAGTCGAACACTCTCAAAAATGTTCACGCTTTCAACACCTAGCCTCTATTTGTGGTTGGGACCAAGCTTCAATGATGCCTGCCGGTGGTAACCAAGCTCGTAGTGAAGCGATGGCCGAGCTTTCGGTTCATATTCACGGGTTAATGACGCAACCACAACTTGGCGACTGGATTGCAGACGCTGAAAACGAAGCGCTAAATAACGAACAACAATCGTCACTTCGTGAAATAAAACGCCAATGGCAACAAGCTAACCTACTTCCAGAAAAGCTGGTTGAAGCAAAATCTCTAGCAGGTTCAAAATGTGAACATGCATGGCGCAGCCAACGTGGTAACAACGACTGGGTTGGATTCGAAAAGAACTGGCGTGAAGTGGTTGAGCTATCTCGTGAAGAAGCTCAGATCCGCGCAGATGCCGCTAACTTAACGCCTTATGATGCAATGCTGGATATCTATGAACCGGGCACCAGCTCTGCTTCACTTGATACCCTATTTGCAGACGTTAAAACTTGGCTTCCAGGTTTAATTGATGAAGTGATCGAGAAACAATCGAGCGAGCAATTTAACGCACCATCAGGCATCTATTCGACCGAGAAGCAAAAAGCACTTGGTTTAGAAGTCATGAAGCTGCTTCAGTTCGATTTCGAACATGGCCGATTGGATGAAAGTGTTCACCCATTCTGTGGTGGCGTCCCTTCAGACGTACGTATCACAACCCGATACGACGAAGCGGAATTCGTTCAAAGCTTAATGGGTATTGTGCATGAAACAGGACACGCACGTTACGAGCAAGGCTTACCAAAACACCTAGCAGGCCAACCGGCGGGCGAAGCGCGCTCTATGGGCATCCATGAATCTCAGTCTCTGTTCTTCGAGATGCAAGTCGGCCGCAGTGACCCGTTCATTGGACACTTAGCAAACTTGGCAGGGCAGCAATTTTCAGGTTCAGAGTTTGAGAAAGAGAACTTCCAGAAGATCTACACTCGCGTGAAGAAAGACTTCATCCGTGTCGATGCTGATGAACTCACCTACCCTGCACACGTTATCCTGCGCTACGAGATTGAGCGTGACTTGATCAACGGCAAGATTAAACACACCGACGTTCCAGAGTTATGGAATACCAAGATGCAGTCATACCTTGGCTTAAGCACTCAAGGCAATTTCACTAACGGTTGTATGCAAGATATCCACTGGACAGACGGCGCATTCGGTTACTTCCCATCTTACACATTAGGCGCGATGTACGCGGCTCAGTTCATGGCTTCAATGAAGAAGACGGTCGATGTGAACTCTGTGATTGAAAGCGGTGACCTGTCGCCTATCTTCACTTGGCTAGAATCGAACATTTGGAGTAAAGGCAGCCTGCTTACTACTGATGATTTGGTGAGAGGTGCAACAGGTGAAACCTTGAATGCGCAATACTTCAAAGATCATTTGAGAAGTCGTTATCTGTAG
- a CDS encoding LysE family translocator, producing MDILNFEAFLIAITILTLTPGLDTALVIRNTSRSGLADGCMTSFGICSGLYVHAFFSAVGISAILAQSAELFQAVKMVGAVYLIWLGLSSLRALMKNGGGLKVGEQAQQAYSAKRSLREGFLSNVLNPKTAVFYLAFLPQFVNPEGSPLLQSMLMASVHFMIAMVWQCGLAGALNSAKNLLKNASFMKWMEGVTGMVLVGLGVKLLMEEPV from the coding sequence ATGGATATTTTGAACTTTGAGGCATTTCTAATTGCCATCACTATTTTAACGCTAACGCCGGGCTTAGATACGGCTTTGGTGATTCGCAATACTAGCCGCTCTGGCTTAGCTGACGGTTGTATGACGAGCTTTGGTATTTGTAGCGGCTTGTATGTACACGCGTTTTTCTCTGCTGTGGGCATATCTGCAATCCTCGCCCAATCCGCTGAACTCTTTCAAGCCGTTAAGATGGTGGGTGCGGTTTACCTCATCTGGCTTGGCTTAAGCAGTTTACGAGCTTTGATGAAAAACGGTGGCGGTTTGAAGGTCGGAGAACAAGCTCAACAAGCTTACAGTGCAAAGCGTTCTTTGCGTGAAGGCTTTCTGTCTAACGTTCTTAACCCAAAAACGGCAGTTTTCTATTTGGCCTTTTTACCTCAATTTGTAAACCCTGAAGGTTCACCTTTATTGCAATCTATGTTGATGGCTTCGGTACACTTTATGATTGCGATGGTGTGGCAGTGTGGTTTGGCTGGTGCTCTTAATTCCGCTAAAAACTTGCTCAAGAACGCGAGTTTTATGAAGTGGATGGAAGGTGTGACGGGCATGGTGCTGGTTGGGCTAGGTGTTAAGCTTCTGATGGAAGAGCCTGTGTAG
- a CDS encoding IS3 family transposase: MALTLKGKYPLKHLLHTLQLAKSVFYYQAQTSKRQNSYERELRLIKSIYHEHKGRYGYRRIHLELKNQGFVLNHKTVQRLMAQLNLKSTVRIKKYRSYRGESGKAAPNVLERDFSATQPDEKWVTDVTEFKVKEQKVYLSPVVDLFTQEVVAYRVAKNACLPLVTDMLTEAISTLKPNSKPIIHSDQGWQYRHRQYQKKVAESGLTQSMSRKGNCLDNAVAENFFALLKTEMYHNQSFEDADALIEQIKEYIEYYNTKRIKVKLKGLTPIEYRTQALKAA; encoded by the coding sequence ATAGCTCTAACTCTTAAAGGCAAGTACCCATTAAAGCACTTACTGCACACTCTACAGTTGGCAAAAAGTGTCTTTTATTATCAGGCTCAAACGAGCAAGCGCCAAAATAGCTACGAACGTGAGCTGCGGTTGATAAAGTCAATTTATCATGAACATAAGGGGCGATACGGCTACCGCCGTATTCACTTGGAACTAAAGAATCAGGGGTTCGTGCTTAATCACAAAACGGTTCAAAGGCTTATGGCTCAGCTCAACCTTAAATCGACGGTCAGGATTAAAAAGTATCGTTCATACCGAGGAGAGTCAGGAAAAGCTGCTCCCAACGTTCTTGAAAGAGATTTTAGTGCGACTCAACCCGATGAAAAGTGGGTAACTGATGTCACGGAGTTCAAAGTCAAAGAGCAGAAAGTATACTTATCTCCCGTTGTCGACTTGTTTACTCAGGAGGTGGTTGCTTATAGAGTGGCCAAAAATGCCTGCTTGCCGCTTGTCACAGATATGCTGACGGAAGCTATATCAACGCTTAAACCCAACTCAAAGCCAATTATACATAGCGATCAAGGTTGGCAATATCGCCATCGACAGTATCAGAAAAAGGTAGCGGAGAGTGGGTTAACGCAAAGCATGTCGAGAAAAGGTAACTGCTTGGATAATGCTGTTGCTGAAAACTTTTTTGCTTTACTCAAAACCGAGATGTATCACAACCAAAGCTTTGAAGATGCAGATGCTCTGATAGAGCAGATTAAAGAATACATCGAGTACTACAATACCAAACGTATAAAAGTGAAACTAAAAGGCCTGACTCCGATAGAATATCGAACTCAGGCCTTGAAAGCCGCTTAA
- a CDS encoding helix-turn-helix domain-containing protein, which yields MSKYSRELKCIIAKQYLDGTSSLYLAKQYSISSRQIRYWAQVFAIHGTDSFLPTNHAATAQTKRKALNLMWTNEWSLTHTSAVLNLSSPGILSVWLKRFNELGIKGLEMRQKGRPSMKQQPQRTTKPDNEMTLEELKEELVYLRTENAVLKKLEELEQKKNRRTKKKRS from the coding sequence ATGTCCAAATATAGCCGAGAGCTAAAATGTATCATTGCTAAGCAATACTTAGATGGCACGTCATCTCTCTACTTAGCAAAACAATATTCAATTTCTTCAAGGCAGATACGGTATTGGGCTCAAGTCTTTGCCATCCATGGTACTGATTCATTTTTACCAACTAATCATGCCGCGACTGCTCAAACAAAACGAAAAGCATTGAATTTAATGTGGACGAATGAATGGTCTCTCACGCACACTAGCGCTGTATTAAACCTCTCATCCCCTGGAATACTCTCTGTCTGGCTTAAACGATTTAATGAGCTCGGTATCAAGGGGCTCGAAATGCGCCAGAAAGGAAGACCCTCAATGAAACAGCAACCTCAACGTACCACTAAGCCTGATAATGAAATGACACTTGAGGAGCTAAAAGAGGAGTTGGTCTACTTACGAACCGAGAATGCCGTTCTAAAAAAGTTGGAAGAGTTGGAGCAGAAAAAAAACCGTCGAACAAAGAAAAAGCGGTCATAG
- a CDS encoding aerolysin family beta-barrel pore-forming toxin has protein sequence MITVNRSLLATAVLSVLSTGVNAKIYPDQIVFDQLGEDVCRSGYRPIDRYEAEEQKSALVARMGTWQITGLKGNWVIMGPGYHGEIKQSSSGSTFCYPNNDQSEIPNYSAKSVQEGSEIDVQYELVNNRNDFVRPLSYLAHNLGYAWVGGNNSQYVGEDMTIKRSGDSWVIQGNNNGSCSGYRCDEKTKITVDNFAYTVNDDNFWHGDVVESDRELVKTVYATARNNSNIAQQVVVDLKVDESTNWSKTNSYGFSQSVQTENTFKWPLVGETKLTVKFEANQSFAETNGNSTSEQVTLQARPMVPANSELPIRVELYRSSISYPYRFNADISYDVEFNGFLRWGGNAWHSHPDNRPYKAHTFTMGRGSSESADIRYQWDHRYIPGETKWWDWGWAIKEAGLSSMQYATGGSLRPFHSYVSGDFYAESQFAGTIEIGQATPITNNLRSKRSTDSVNESTERIGDIEVTTNFNADELSDLGFEGAEMNISVVE, from the coding sequence ATGATCACAGTAAACAGAAGTCTCTTAGCAACCGCAGTGTTGTCTGTTCTATCAACCGGTGTAAACGCGAAGATTTACCCAGACCAAATAGTGTTTGACCAACTTGGTGAAGATGTATGTCGCTCTGGTTATCGTCCTATAGACCGTTATGAAGCCGAAGAGCAGAAGAGTGCTTTGGTCGCTCGTATGGGCACTTGGCAGATCACCGGGTTAAAAGGAAACTGGGTAATCATGGGGCCTGGTTATCATGGCGAAATTAAGCAATCAAGCAGTGGGTCAACGTTCTGTTACCCAAACAACGACCAATCTGAAATCCCTAACTATTCCGCCAAGTCGGTTCAGGAAGGCAGCGAAATCGATGTTCAGTATGAATTAGTAAACAACCGTAACGATTTTGTTCGCCCATTAAGCTATTTAGCTCACAACCTAGGTTACGCATGGGTTGGCGGTAATAACAGTCAGTATGTTGGCGAAGACATGACGATAAAGCGCTCTGGCGACAGCTGGGTAATACAAGGAAATAACAATGGTTCTTGTAGTGGCTATCGCTGTGATGAAAAAACCAAAATCACCGTCGACAATTTTGCCTACACCGTTAACGATGACAACTTTTGGCATGGTGATGTTGTCGAGTCGGATCGTGAATTAGTGAAGACGGTTTACGCGACGGCAAGAAACAACAGCAATATCGCGCAACAAGTGGTGGTCGACCTAAAAGTAGACGAATCAACAAACTGGTCGAAAACGAACAGCTATGGATTCTCACAAAGCGTTCAAACAGAAAATACCTTCAAGTGGCCTTTGGTTGGCGAAACTAAGCTCACCGTTAAGTTCGAGGCTAACCAAAGCTTCGCTGAAACAAATGGCAACTCCACTAGCGAACAAGTAACACTTCAAGCGCGACCTATGGTTCCAGCAAACTCAGAGCTACCGATTCGAGTTGAGCTGTATCGTTCAAGCATTTCTTACCCGTACCGATTCAACGCCGATATTAGCTACGATGTTGAATTCAACGGCTTCCTTCGTTGGGGTGGCAACGCGTGGCACTCCCATCCAGATAACCGCCCATACAAGGCTCATACCTTCACCATGGGTCGTGGCAGCAGTGAATCTGCCGACATTCGCTACCAATGGGATCACCGTTACATCCCAGGTGAAACAAAATGGTGGGATTGGGGCTGGGCGATTAAAGAAGCTGGCTTATCAAGCATGCAATACGCGACTGGCGGAAGCTTGCGCCCATTCCACTCTTACGTGTCTGGTGATTTCTACGCTGAATCTCAATTTGCAGGTACTATCGAAATTGGACAAGCAACACCAATTACTAACAATCTACGCAGCAAAAGAAGTACTGATTCCGTCAACGAATCTACTGAGCGCATTGGCGATATCGAAGTTACCACCAACTTTAACGCCGATGAGTTGAGTGACTTAGGTTTCGAAGGTGCTGAGATGAACATTAGCGTCGTTGAATAA